In one window of Deinococcus sonorensis KR-87 DNA:
- a CDS encoding alpha/beta fold hydrolase, with the protein MTAPFLRLEPARSVRTDVLDVAYVEAGPEDGPVTLLLHGFPYDIHSYVDVLPLLTRAGHRVIVPYLRGHGPTRFLDDTTERSGQQAALGADVIGLMDALNIPQAILARFDWGGRAACVAAALWPERCTALVTVNSYLIQDIRRAMTPIRPDLEAGLWYFFYFLTERGRAGLTANRREVARVIWTRNSPQWSFDDAVFERAAAAFDNPDYVDVVIHSYRHRLGAAPGAPRYEGLEARLAALPPITVPAVTLDGLADGNFPATDGRPSAAQFAGPRMHHQVPSAGHNLPQEVPHAFARAILEAADLRRYALGD; encoded by the coding sequence ATGACCGCGCCTTTCCTCCGACTCGAACCGGCGCGGTCGGTCCGCACGGACGTCCTGGACGTGGCGTACGTCGAGGCGGGACCGGAAGATGGCCCGGTGACGCTGCTGCTCCACGGGTTTCCCTACGACATTCACAGTTACGTTGACGTCCTGCCCCTGCTGACCCGGGCGGGCCACCGGGTCATCGTGCCGTATCTGCGCGGTCACGGCCCCACCCGCTTCCTGGACGACACCACCGAGCGCTCAGGACAGCAGGCCGCCCTCGGGGCGGACGTGATCGGGTTGATGGACGCGCTGAACATCCCACAGGCCATCCTCGCGCGCTTCGACTGGGGTGGGCGGGCGGCGTGCGTCGCCGCCGCCCTGTGGCCCGAGCGGTGTACCGCGCTCGTCACCGTCAACAGTTACCTCATCCAGGACATCCGGCGGGCCATGACACCGATCCGGCCGGACCTGGAAGCGGGCCTGTGGTACTTCTTCTACTTTCTGACCGAGCGGGGCCGGGCGGGTCTCACCGCGAACAGGCGTGAGGTCGCCCGGGTGATCTGGACACGCAATTCCCCGCAGTGGTCCTTCGATGACGCCGTGTTCGAGCGGGCCGCCGCGGCGTTCGACAACCCTGACTACGTGGACGTGGTGATTCACTCGTACCGGCACCGCCTGGGCGCGGCGCCCGGCGCCCCGCGATACGAAGGTCTCGAAGCGCGTCTGGCGGCACTGCCGCCCATCACCGTCCCGGCGGTCACCCTGGACGGCCTCGCGGATGGCAACTTCCCCGCGACGGATGGCCGCCCATCGGCGGCTCAGTTCGCCGGGCCGCGCATGCATCATCAGGTCCCGAGTGCGGGCCACAACCTTCCCCAGGAGGTGCCCCACGCGTTTGCCAGAGCCATTCTGGAAGCCGCGGACCTCCGGAGGTACGCCTTAGGCGATTAA
- a CDS encoding sensor histidine kinase, giving the protein MTLDVPLGRWSARGLANASWRTLSDPPVGGVYVWLEFILAAYAVWRQPTSRSAQLFLLLQTVPVAAALSTTGSLLSVADTLVPAAFYLARLLGSMVFWLVVPPLGLHFILSFPAPTRVLRSGWTHLVMYGAPWGVLGVIWVTGNAPLVFHLMSAYNLASLAVVIVLLVTVRDEPRRAQVRWFGFGYAFSSLITVLHGAWQLQALPAVPWLSRLLIEECLCDFVYTVCTTIALLWYRLFDIDVILNRTLVYGGLTAGVVGAYALVVRGLGSLLGLPASGTLSLLATGLIAVLFDPLRRSLQRGVNRLLYGERDEPYQVLRTLSDRVGRAAHPSAVLPAITQTIASTLKLPYVAITLDSGEQARVVAFAGTPAEDVLTWPLVHQGETVGELCLTPRVGDVFKPAERNLLDTVAHQASVAAFIVRQYLDLQRSREALVAAREEERRRIRRDLHDGLGPELATLAVKLDAARNLLKSDATRVDDLLLELKAQTQDALSGIRRLVYALRPPALDDLGLEGALREQARGYDGALSVSLHLTGDLAHLPAATEVACYRIVQEALANVVRHAHASRCDLTVHVAEQVTVDVQDNGQGVPDHAQGGVGLRSMRERAEELGGHLTVVSSAGGTRLHAVLPIPSEGGPTWNASAS; this is encoded by the coding sequence TTGACCCTGGACGTTCCGCTGGGACGCTGGTCGGCCAGGGGACTGGCGAACGCGTCCTGGCGCACCCTGAGCGATCCTCCGGTGGGCGGGGTGTACGTGTGGCTGGAGTTCATCCTGGCCGCCTACGCCGTCTGGCGGCAGCCCACGTCCCGCAGCGCGCAGCTGTTCCTGCTGCTGCAAACCGTGCCGGTCGCCGCCGCGCTCAGCACCACCGGGTCGCTGCTGAGTGTGGCGGACACGCTCGTTCCCGCCGCGTTCTACCTGGCGCGGCTGCTGGGCTCGATGGTGTTCTGGCTGGTCGTCCCCCCGCTGGGGTTGCATTTCATCCTGAGCTTCCCCGCGCCCACCCGGGTGCTGCGCAGCGGGTGGACGCACCTCGTGATGTACGGCGCCCCCTGGGGGGTGCTCGGGGTCATCTGGGTGACCGGGAACGCACCGCTGGTGTTTCACCTGATGTCCGCGTACAACCTGGCGAGCCTGGCCGTGGTGATCGTGCTGCTGGTGACGGTGCGGGATGAACCGCGCCGGGCCCAGGTGCGGTGGTTCGGCTTCGGGTACGCGTTCTCCAGCCTGATCACGGTCCTGCACGGAGCGTGGCAATTGCAGGCGCTTCCCGCAGTGCCGTGGCTCTCCCGGCTGCTGATCGAGGAGTGCCTGTGCGACTTCGTGTACACCGTGTGCACGACCATCGCGCTGCTGTGGTACCGCCTGTTCGACATCGACGTGATCCTGAACCGCACCCTCGTGTACGGCGGATTGACGGCGGGCGTCGTCGGGGCGTATGCCCTCGTCGTGCGCGGCCTGGGGTCCCTGCTGGGTCTGCCGGCCAGCGGCACGCTGTCCCTGCTGGCGACCGGGCTGATCGCGGTGCTGTTCGATCCCCTCCGGCGGAGTCTGCAACGGGGGGTGAACCGTCTGCTATACGGCGAGCGGGACGAGCCGTACCAGGTGCTGCGCACGCTCAGTGACCGCGTGGGGCGCGCTGCCCACCCTTCCGCGGTGCTGCCCGCCATCACGCAGACCATCGCGAGCACGCTGAAATTGCCGTACGTCGCGATCACCCTCGACTCGGGGGAACAGGCCAGGGTGGTGGCCTTCGCGGGCACGCCAGCTGAGGATGTGCTGACGTGGCCGCTCGTCCACCAGGGGGAGACGGTGGGGGAATTGTGCCTCACCCCCCGCGTGGGCGACGTCTTCAAGCCCGCCGAGCGGAACCTGCTGGACACGGTGGCGCATCAGGCGAGTGTGGCCGCGTTCATCGTGCGGCAGTACCTCGACCTGCAGCGCTCCCGCGAGGCGCTCGTCGCGGCGCGTGAGGAGGAACGGCGGCGCATCCGGCGCGACCTGCATGACGGGCTGGGACCGGAACTCGCCACGCTGGCGGTGAAGCTCGACGCCGCCCGGAATCTCCTGAAGAGCGACGCCACGCGTGTCGATGATCTGCTGCTCGAGCTGAAGGCACAGACGCAGGACGCGCTGAGCGGCATCCGGCGTCTGGTGTATGCCCTGCGCCCGCCCGCGTTGGATGACCTGGGGCTGGAGGGCGCGCTCCGGGAGCAGGCTCGGGGGTACGACGGGGCCCTCAGCGTCTCTCTGCACCTCACCGGCGACCTCGCGCACCTGCCCGCCGCGACAGAAGTCGCGTGTTACCGCATCGTGCAGGAGGCGCTGGCGAACGTCGTCCGGCACGCGCACGCCTCCCGCTGCGATCTGACCGTCCACGTCGCGGAGCAGGTGACGGTGGACGTGCAGGACAACGGGCAGGGCGTCCCGGACCACGCACAGGGGGGGGTGGGCCTGCGGTCCATGCGCGAACGGGCGGAGGAACTCGGCGGCCACCTGACGGTGGTGTCGTCAGCGGGCGGGACGCGTCTCCATGCCGTCCTGCCGATTCCATCGGAAGGAGGGCCCACGTGGAACGCATCCGCGTCCTGA
- a CDS encoding response regulator transcription factor, with protein MERIRVLIADDHRLFRQGLKVLLASLPTVEVVAEAATGEEVLDHIGEVMPDVILMDLQMPGLNGIEATRAALSRWPHLGILVLTMFDNDESVFMAMRAGARGYIVKGADQMELLRAVEAVASGEALFSPSIAARVLRFFQTPLAALPVSAFPELTGRELDILKLMAGGRNNPEIARHLALSSKTVRNYISNIFSKLQVADRAQAIVKARQAGLGGTDGGG; from the coding sequence GTGGAACGCATCCGCGTCCTGATCGCCGATGACCACCGCCTCTTCCGTCAGGGGCTGAAGGTGTTGCTGGCGTCCCTGCCGACGGTGGAGGTCGTGGCCGAGGCCGCCACCGGCGAGGAAGTGCTCGACCACATTGGGGAAGTCATGCCGGACGTGATCCTGATGGACCTGCAGATGCCGGGCCTGAACGGCATCGAAGCGACCCGCGCCGCCCTGTCGCGCTGGCCGCACCTGGGCATCTTGGTGCTGACGATGTTCGACAACGACGAGTCTGTGTTCATGGCCATGCGCGCGGGCGCGCGCGGGTACATCGTGAAGGGCGCGGATCAGATGGAGCTGCTGCGCGCGGTGGAGGCGGTGGCGAGCGGGGAGGCGCTGTTCAGCCCGAGCATTGCGGCGCGGGTGCTGCGCTTTTTCCAGACGCCGCTGGCCGCCCTGCCGGTGAGCGCCTTCCCGGAACTGACGGGCCGCGAGCTGGACATCCTGAAGTTGATGGCGGGCGGGCGGAACAACCCAGAGATTGCGCGGCACCTGGCGCTCAGTTCCAAGACGGTGCGCAACTACATCTCGAACATCTTCAGCAAGTTGCAGGTGGCGGACCGGGCGCAGGCCATCGTGAAGGCCAGGCAGGCGGGTCTGGGAGGCACGGACGGCGGGGGGTGA
- a CDS encoding glycine betaine ABC transporter substrate-binding protein — protein sequence MTHHRPTPLARRTALLLSASLLSAASAKPIVVGGKLDPEAQLLSQLIILSLKHAGLDVTDKASLGDTGVNRKAILAGEIDTYAEYTGNAVYLFPTAKIPATDAGNPTRIYALARQLDSKQGITWLKPANANNTWVVALPEAFASKNKLKSLADLASYLKGGGTFKIAGSPEFFNRPDTMPAFEKAYGFSLKADQKLVLAGATPPQTQQAAAAGTNGVNAAMAYGTDGTLAALKLVALTDPKGAQPVYQPAPIIRTETLKANPQIEGILNKVFATLNQQTLQTLNGQIAVEGRSAADVAQAYLKSKGLLR from the coding sequence ATGACCCACCACCGCCCCACGCCCCTGGCCCGCCGCACTGCCCTGTTGCTGAGCGCCTCCCTGCTGTCGGCCGCGAGTGCGAAACCGATTGTGGTGGGCGGGAAACTGGACCCTGAGGCGCAGCTGCTCAGTCAGCTGATCATCCTCTCCCTGAAACACGCTGGCCTGGACGTCACCGACAAGGCCAGCCTCGGCGACACCGGCGTGAACCGCAAGGCCATCCTGGCCGGTGAAATCGACACCTACGCCGAGTACACCGGCAACGCCGTCTACCTCTTCCCCACCGCCAAGATTCCCGCCACCGACGCCGGCAACCCCACGCGCATCTACGCGCTCGCCCGGCAGCTGGACAGCAAGCAGGGCATCACCTGGCTGAAGCCCGCCAACGCCAACAACACCTGGGTGGTGGCGCTGCCGGAAGCGTTTGCCAGCAAGAACAAGCTCAAGAGCCTGGCGGACCTGGCCTCCTACCTGAAGGGCGGCGGCACCTTCAAGATCGCCGGCAGCCCGGAGTTCTTCAACCGCCCCGACACCATGCCCGCCTTCGAGAAGGCCTACGGCTTCTCGCTGAAGGCCGATCAGAAGCTGGTGCTGGCCGGCGCCACCCCCCCGCAGACGCAGCAGGCCGCCGCCGCCGGCACCAACGGCGTGAACGCGGCCATGGCCTACGGCACCGATGGCACCCTGGCGGCGCTGAAGCTGGTGGCCCTGACCGATCCCAAGGGCGCGCAGCCGGTCTACCAGCCGGCCCCGATCATCCGGACCGAGACGCTGAAGGCCAACCCGCAGATTGAGGGCATCCTGAACAAAGTGTTTGCCACCCTCAACCAGCAGACGCTGCAGACGCTCAACGGCCAGATCGCCGTGGAGGGCCGCAGCGCCGCCGATGTCGCCCAGGCCTACCTCAAGAGCAAAGGCCTGCTGCGGTGA
- a CDS encoding phosphate/phosphite/phosphonate ABC transporter substrate-binding protein, whose protein sequence is MRLASMLSANAAAMYAALGGVLSTPELPVHFDPHAGLDDVLHGDAPLAAMCGLLYTRHQHALRVLVAPVPRTTPATRSPLYCSQVVVRRRAGPLPLPALRGARWVINERASFSGYVALLAGLRDLGLDASFLGVPQVTGSHLASLQQVVTGAADVTAVDSSVLQLALQQNPALQGALQVVTSFGPYPAPPLVVHRRVPTEQRARWTEALTTLHHSPEGRRVLDLAQVERYVPVTDDDYAPIRAAERRAAPWLDAVYA, encoded by the coding sequence GTGCGGCTGGCGTCGATGCTCTCCGCGAACGCCGCGGCGATGTACGCCGCGCTGGGCGGCGTCCTCTCGACCCCGGAGCTGCCGGTGCACTTCGATCCACACGCCGGCCTGGATGACGTCCTGCACGGCGATGCGCCGCTGGCCGCGATGTGCGGCCTGCTGTACACCCGCCACCAGCACGCGCTGAGGGTGCTGGTGGCGCCGGTGCCGCGCACCACGCCGGCCACCCGCTCCCCGCTGTACTGCTCGCAGGTGGTGGTTCGCCGCCGCGCCGGGCCGCTGCCGCTCCCTGCCCTTCGCGGCGCCCGGTGGGTCATCAACGAGCGCGCGTCATTCTCCGGGTACGTTGCGCTGCTGGCCGGCCTGCGCGACCTGGGCCTGGACGCCTCGTTCCTGGGCGTCCCGCAGGTGACCGGCAGTCACCTCGCCTCGCTGCAGCAGGTGGTCACGGGCGCCGCGGACGTGACGGCCGTGGACAGCAGCGTGCTGCAGCTCGCCCTGCAGCAGAACCCGGCGCTTCAAGGTGCCCTGCAGGTCGTAACGTCCTTCGGGCCGTACCCAGCGCCGCCGCTGGTGGTGCACCGCCGCGTGCCGACCGAACAGCGCGCCCGCTGGACCGAGGCGCTCACCACCCTGCACCACAGCCCAGAAGGTCGCCGCGTGCTGGACCTCGCCCAGGTGGAGCGCTACGTGCCGGTCACCGACGACGACTACGCCCCGATCCGCGCCGCCGAGCGCCGCGCCGCCCCGTGGCTGGACGCCGTGTATGCCTGA
- a CDS encoding sensor histidine kinase, whose protein sequence is MLGVLLLHGYVSIIPGPEDTTGCPPLCTLQVTTMTHDALPSIEERYAALHDRFQALETQLSEVQATEHQAMTLFSEAPVPYLLLNAQGRFKEVNAAASALLGHTPEALRGKRLAQFLAPASQSDADVLLHQVMNHGLKQRGEAQLFCADGTPFDVLLDIDAAKVDSVFLHFRVVLTDITTYKQVHQDLLSSNTTHQQELLTQGARMRTLNQELEQIVTAFLQQLHHPVDQAMNVLRRLRQKLGDQPDAVTRPLMQTEQAIQAIVALLASMGRYMQMRSMRLHVRPVALGQVLREVLKRAQPVMADRTIRITHDSLPTVQGDSQALLLIFDEYVANALKFTKGRDEARIHLRVEETTSEYRIGVEDNGTGFNLRHKDRLFQLFGRLHSSKAYEGTGVGLVTVRRLCELFGGRVWAEGKVDEGATFWFAWPKQPKLQR, encoded by the coding sequence ATGCTTGGGGTCCTTCTGCTGCACGGCTACGTCAGCATCATCCCTGGTCCTGAAGACACCACCGGGTGCCCGCCTCTTTGCACCCTTCAGGTCACGACCATGACGCACGACGCTCTCCCCTCGATTGAAGAGCGGTACGCCGCCCTGCACGATCGCTTCCAGGCGCTCGAAACCCAGCTCAGCGAAGTCCAGGCAACTGAGCATCAGGCGATGACGCTGTTCAGCGAAGCGCCGGTACCGTACCTGCTCCTGAATGCGCAGGGCCGCTTCAAGGAAGTGAATGCCGCGGCCTCCGCCCTGCTGGGCCACACGCCGGAAGCGCTGCGAGGAAAACGGCTGGCTCAGTTCCTCGCCCCCGCGTCTCAGTCCGACGCGGACGTGCTGCTCCACCAGGTGATGAATCATGGCCTGAAGCAGCGAGGGGAAGCGCAGCTGTTCTGCGCGGACGGCACGCCCTTCGACGTGCTCCTGGACATCGACGCGGCCAAAGTGGACAGTGTGTTCCTGCACTTCCGTGTGGTGCTGACCGACATCACGACGTATAAGCAGGTGCACCAGGACCTGCTGAGCTCGAATACCACCCACCAGCAGGAGCTGCTGACGCAGGGCGCCCGAATGCGAACACTGAACCAGGAGCTGGAGCAGATCGTCACCGCCTTCCTCCAGCAGCTGCATCATCCGGTGGACCAGGCCATGAACGTCCTGAGGCGGCTGCGTCAGAAGTTGGGAGACCAGCCGGACGCCGTCACCCGGCCGCTGATGCAGACAGAGCAGGCGATTCAGGCGATCGTCGCGTTGCTGGCGTCCATGGGCCGGTACATGCAGATGCGCTCCATGCGCCTGCACGTCCGGCCGGTGGCCTTGGGGCAGGTGCTGCGGGAAGTCCTGAAGCGCGCGCAACCGGTGATGGCCGACCGGACCATCCGGATCACACACGACTCGCTGCCGACCGTGCAGGGCGACAGCCAGGCGCTGCTCCTGATTTTCGACGAGTATGTGGCGAACGCCTTGAAGTTCACCAAAGGGCGGGACGAGGCGCGCATTCACCTGCGGGTGGAGGAAACGACCTCGGAGTACCGCATTGGGGTGGAGGACAACGGCACCGGCTTCAACCTGCGCCACAAAGACCGACTGTTCCAGCTGTTCGGCCGGTTGCACTCCTCCAAGGCCTATGAGGGGACCGGGGTGGGCCTGGTGACCGTCCGGCGATTGTGTGAGCTGTTCGGGGGTCGGGTGTGGGCGGAAGGGAAGGTGGACGAGGGCGCGACCTTCTGGTTCGCCTGGCCTAAGCAGCCCAAGCTGCAGCGGTAG
- a CDS encoding S8 family serine peptidase, protein MHKPVSLALRWLLLSVSLAACGATTPLPHTSTVAIVPEFGAQTVQSVGAPRIQTLAGAFVTAGAFVTAGAFVTAGAFVTAGAFVTAGAFVTADPSVWTAALDLSTVPSGPNNTFTANGPIWQTVGLQQAQQQTPQLGDGITVAVIDSGIDLPHAAFTGHLSASRRDFLDGDDVPQEGGSPSDIAFGHGTGVADIILQVAPRATIMPLRALQPDGSGDTREIAAAIRYAVQHGAQIINASVASEPDADLDAALSEAAAAGVYVVLSAGNTGASPVLYPARTASGTGATAASTLSVGSSSTSGVRSSFSSYGEDLEVLAPGEGVATAYPGNHAAVWRGTSFAAPMVSGGLALALSHAGSAGVNVAARLSDTATNVDRVNAASLLPGKSTLGYGELNIAALVASLQ, encoded by the coding sequence ATGCATAAACCTGTCTCGCTCGCGCTCCGCTGGCTGCTCCTGAGTGTGTCGCTCGCCGCCTGCGGCGCCACCACCCCCCTGCCCCACACCAGCACCGTGGCCATCGTGCCCGAGTTCGGCGCGCAGACCGTGCAGAGCGTCGGCGCGCCCCGGATCCAGACCCTCGCCGGCGCCTTCGTCACCGCCGGCGCCTTCGTCACCGCGGGTGCGTTCGTCACCGCCGGCGCGTTTGTGACGGCCGGCGCCTTCGTCACCGCGGGCGCGTTCGTGACGGCCGACCCGAGCGTCTGGACCGCCGCGCTGGACCTCTCGACCGTGCCCAGCGGCCCGAACAACACCTTCACCGCCAACGGGCCCATCTGGCAGACAGTGGGCCTCCAGCAGGCCCAGCAGCAGACCCCCCAGCTGGGCGACGGCATCACCGTCGCGGTGATCGACTCGGGCATCGACCTGCCGCACGCCGCCTTCACCGGGCATCTGAGTGCCAGCCGCCGGGACTTCCTGGACGGCGATGACGTGCCGCAGGAGGGCGGCAGCCCCAGCGACATCGCCTTCGGGCACGGCACGGGCGTGGCGGACATCATCCTGCAGGTGGCGCCGCGCGCAACGATCATGCCGCTGCGGGCCCTGCAGCCGGACGGCAGCGGCGACACCCGCGAGATTGCTGCCGCCATCCGGTATGCCGTGCAGCACGGCGCGCAGATCATCAACGCGTCGGTCGCCAGTGAACCGGACGCGGACCTGGACGCGGCGCTGAGCGAGGCGGCCGCGGCGGGCGTGTACGTGGTGCTGTCGGCCGGCAACACCGGCGCGAGCCCGGTGCTGTATCCCGCCCGCACCGCCAGCGGCACCGGCGCGACCGCGGCGTCCACCCTGTCGGTCGGGAGTTCCAGCACGTCGGGCGTGCGGTCGAGCTTCTCGAGTTACGGCGAGGACCTGGAAGTGCTGGCGCCGGGGGAGGGCGTGGCGACGGCGTACCCGGGGAATCACGCGGCGGTGTGGCGCGGCACGTCGTTTGCCGCGCCGATGGTGAGCGGCGGGCTGGCGCTGGCCCTGAGCCACGCGGGAAGCGCCGGCGTGAACGTGGCCGCCCGGCTGAGTGACACCGCCACCAACGTTGACCGGGTGAATGCCGCGTCGCTGCTGCCGGGCAAGTCCACCCTCGGCTACGGCGAACTCAACATCGCCGCCCTGGTCGCCTCCCTCCAGTAA
- a CDS encoding HD domain-containing phosphohydrolase codes for MIVVPGHHRDTLQELLDATNHTAPGPLPDTAAFTGGLADWAQGTPFERAFAAADEQLQLRKEQLREVVAPWEHEADTFVAFSRELEGLREPGDLIQHTLNRLLRVMDFDQAAYAILEEDQLVYVHEAHRDGVPAPEPGLHVPVPLAGTAFQRVQRTRTTEWSTDYPSTPGALPQVVEQGVKSGMVTPVLRQGHVMATIVLCTVNRWQTITPHMRKTVELTVLRLEHALELRRAVGEVRSTLEAGMRTLSRVLEARDAETQGHTARAARLATRLGAHFRLDRTALEHLRYGAYLHDIGKLCIPERILKKPGKLTPEERATMQRHATEGHDLVTRLPGVAPQIVAVIRSHHERWDGRGYPDGLAGTDIPLGARIFSVCDVYDALISERPYKRAWSHDDAVLEIERQAGGQFDPEVVRAFLALVRDP; via the coding sequence GTGATCGTCGTTCCCGGTCATCATCGGGACACGCTCCAGGAGCTGCTCGACGCGACGAACCACACCGCGCCGGGGCCGCTGCCGGACACGGCGGCCTTCACCGGTGGCCTGGCCGACTGGGCGCAGGGCACGCCGTTCGAGCGCGCCTTCGCCGCGGCGGACGAACAGTTACAGCTCCGGAAAGAGCAGCTCCGGGAGGTCGTCGCCCCGTGGGAACACGAGGCGGACACCTTCGTGGCCTTCTCCCGAGAGCTCGAGGGTCTGCGTGAGCCCGGTGACCTGATCCAGCACACGCTGAACCGGCTGCTCCGCGTGATGGACTTCGATCAGGCGGCCTACGCCATCCTCGAGGAGGACCAGCTGGTCTACGTTCATGAGGCGCACCGCGACGGCGTTCCGGCGCCGGAACCCGGCCTGCACGTCCCGGTTCCCCTCGCCGGCACCGCTTTCCAGCGGGTGCAGCGCACGCGGACCACCGAGTGGAGCACCGACTACCCGTCCACCCCAGGCGCCCTGCCTCAGGTGGTCGAGCAGGGCGTCAAGAGCGGTATGGTCACGCCCGTCCTCCGTCAGGGACACGTGATGGCCACCATCGTGCTGTGCACCGTGAACCGCTGGCAGACCATCACGCCGCACATGCGCAAAACCGTGGAACTCACCGTGCTGCGCCTGGAGCACGCCCTGGAGCTGCGCCGTGCGGTGGGCGAAGTCCGTTCCACGCTCGAAGCGGGCATGCGGACGCTGAGCAGGGTGCTCGAAGCCAGAGACGCCGAGACGCAGGGACACACCGCGCGCGCGGCCCGCTTGGCCACCCGCCTCGGTGCGCACTTCCGGCTGGACCGCACGGCCCTCGAGCACCTGCGGTACGGGGCGTACCTGCACGACATTGGGAAGCTCTGCATTCCGGAGCGGATCCTCAAGAAACCCGGCAAGCTCACCCCGGAGGAACGCGCGACCATGCAACGCCACGCCACCGAGGGGCACGACCTGGTCACCCGCCTCCCGGGTGTGGCGCCGCAGATCGTGGCTGTCATCCGCTCGCACCATGAACGCTGGGACGGCCGCGGTTACCCGGACGGCCTTGCGGGCACCGACATTCCCCTGGGCGCCCGGATCTTCTCGGTGTGCGACGTGTACGACGCGCTGATCAGCGAACGGCCGTACAAGCGCGCGTGGAGTCACGACGACGCCGTCCTGGAAATCGAGCGTCAGGCGGGAGGGCAGTTCGACCCGGAGGTCGTCCGGGCCTTCCTGGCGCTGGTACGCGACCCTTGA
- a CDS encoding diguanylate cyclase domain-containing protein: MVNPAASAGVHPFDWVDDIIFMLDAETRFTFVNAYALNAWNTHPHELLGRTFADVLPVQAAAEPIAAAFQQVLMSRQRTEVETFSVGQQAWLNITVYPHEAGLIVQVKRLLRNSRSTGPADHDALTGCLTRAAFQTRMQTVALPAALAIVDLNQLKSVNSLRGHSGGDAHIRAVAHTLRAALPPAAFICRWGETSL, from the coding sequence ATGGTGAACCCGGCGGCCTCTGCGGGCGTGCATCCGTTCGACTGGGTGGACGACATCATTTTCATGCTCGACGCCGAAACCCGCTTTACGTTCGTCAACGCCTACGCCCTGAACGCCTGGAACACCCACCCCCACGAGCTGCTCGGCCGCACCTTCGCCGATGTCCTCCCGGTTCAGGCAGCCGCGGAGCCGATCGCCGCGGCGTTCCAGCAGGTCCTGATGTCCCGGCAGCGGACGGAAGTCGAAACCTTCAGTGTGGGCCAGCAGGCGTGGCTGAACATCACCGTCTACCCGCATGAGGCTGGCCTGATCGTGCAGGTCAAACGGCTCCTCAGGAACAGCCGGTCGACGGGGCCCGCAGATCACGACGCCTTGACCGGTTGTCTCACCCGCGCGGCCTTCCAGACGCGGATGCAGACGGTGGCGCTGCCAGCCGCATTGGCCATCGTCGACCTGAATCAGCTGAAAAGCGTTAACAGCCTGCGCGGGCACAGCGGCGGGGACGCGCACATTCGCGCCGTCGCGCACACCTTGAGAGCTGCGTTGCCTCCAGCGGCGTTCATCTGCCGGTGGGGGGAGACGAGTTTGTGA
- a CDS encoding DHCW motif cupin fold protein, whose amino-acid sequence MDMQNIPFTTTDWSQVEETIHPGEEGSARWRTLHFGGIRVRRVEYTAGYLADHWCRKGHILLVLSGHLNTELEDGRTFTLTPGMSYQVADDAEAHRSSAPSGATLFIVD is encoded by the coding sequence ATGGACATGCAGAACATCCCCTTCACCACGACGGATTGGTCCCAGGTCGAAGAGACCATCCATCCGGGTGAAGAGGGTTCAGCGCGGTGGCGGACCCTGCACTTCGGTGGAATTCGAGTTCGCCGGGTCGAATACACGGCGGGCTACCTCGCCGACCACTGGTGCCGCAAGGGGCATATCCTGCTGGTCTTGAGTGGGCACCTGAACACGGAGCTCGAAGATGGCCGCACCTTCACGCTGACTCCCGGCATGAGCTATCAGGTGGCCGACGATGCCGAAGCGCACCGTTCGTCTGCCCCCAGCGGGGCCACGTTGTTCATCGTGGACTAA